The DNA window CCATGAACTGGCGTTTGATCTTGCATTTGCACATTATGACACCTTCCTGCAAATTGTATACCTCACGTAACTATACGTTTGAAGTTTAAATGCCCCAAGATAAGACTAGATGACGTCTTTCTTCCGTTGCCTTACATGCACCTGCCTATATGTATTTCCCTTTTCTGTACCAAGAGACTTCATGGTGACCTGAGGCACTCATATAGATTCTGCCAGAGTTCTCCGCCTTAGCAGGGCGACTAGAGAATGCCCAACGCGCATCTTCCTCCCACGTCGATAGCAACACCCATCAATAGACCAACAAAACGCTAGCAGCCCGACTAGCAAAAACCACATCGACAGGTTCTGCAATTCAGTCTACATGGAGAGAAAACCCTCTTCACCAATGGCACCCACATTCATGGTGTCCGCACCAGGAAAAGCCATTGTCTTCGGTGAACATGCCGCGGTGTATGGTAAGCCCGCTATTGCCGCAGCTATCTCTCTCCGATCCTATCTCCTCGTCACTACTCTCTCCAAATCTCGACGTACCGTCCAACTGAATTTCAGGGACATTGGCTTAAACCATACTTGGGAAATCGACACTCTGCCATGGAAGGTCTTCCACCAACCTTCCAAGAAAAGGTCCTATTACTCTGTTGTGGACTCCCTCGACCCCCAATTTCTCGAAGCCATCATGCCACATGCAGAGGCCGTGTCGAAGCACCTTCCAGAGAAGCAGCGAAAAATCCACATAAAATCTGCGACCGCCTTCCTCtacctcttcctctccctaGGCTCCTCGAAAAGCCCTGGATTCATCTACACTCTTCGATCTACCATTCCTATTGGCGCCGGTCTAGGTAGCAGTGCCAGTGTTTGCGTCTGCTTGAGCGCAGCGCTGCTCCTTCAGATACGCGTCCTTGCTGGACCCCATCCTGATCAGCCTCTTGAGGAAGCAGAGATGCAGATTGAGCATATCAATCGGTGGGCATTCGTGGGCGAGCTATGTATACATGGAGACCCTAGTGGGGTAGATAATACGGTCTCAGCAGGTGGAAAGGCTGTGATGTTCCAAAGAAACGCCTCTGGACCACCATCCGTTATTCGTCTCACTAAGTTCCCGAGACTACCACTCCTTCTCGTCGACACTCAACAACCACGATCTACAGCTATACAGGTGGAAAAGGTGAAAACATTAAAAACGAATTACCCTGAAATAACAGAGATGGTCTTAGATGGAATTGGCAAACTTGCAACTTCTGCACTGGAGCTGATTTCATCGGCTGATTTCCATGGTAGTGGCACCTCTGAGGCTCTCGGACACTTGGGAGCCTTTATTGGTATGAACCACGGGCTCTTAGTTTCGTTAGGAGTCTCTCATCCCCGTTTAGAGCGTATTCGCGAGCTCGTGGATTATGCGAATATTGGTTGGACAAAACTCAccggtgctggaggtggtggatgtgCTATCACGCTCTTCCGACCAGATATCGAAGATCAAACTattgaagagctggagaggaAATTCACGGCAGAAGGATTTCAAACATATGAGACTATCCTAGGTGCCGACGGAGTTGGGGTGCTTTGGCCTGCCGTATTCCGAAATGGCACTGATGGAAAGTCTGGCGAAGAGATTGATCAGGAGATGTTTGAAAATGCTGACGGCGCTCAAGGTATCAACCAGCTGGTTGGAGTGGGAGTACAAGAGAATCGAGAAGGCTGGAAATTTTGGACGCGAGATGTTTCTTCAAGATGAAACAGTTCATTCTGGTCAACTTCTACCTCTTGCGAGTGTGTCATGCCTGCTGTCCTACACATCATGTATGTATATACTCACGTTGAACTGCCGTTGTGAAGAGCTAGGTGCTTTAGATGAGTGTTGAAGCGATGGCCAAATGGGCCTTCCAATTATCCATCTTTGTAAACAACTAAGTTTCTAACACCCTGGAAATCCCATATACTAGCTTTTGCATTTGCATAAGAGCATGGGAACCCCAGCCATGCGGCACGGGACAGGTTCAAGGAATAGGGATCAGGCGAAACAGGGGGAGCCCTGCAAGTCAGTGCCGCAAGAGCTGAATTGCATTGTTGTTTGCGTCAGAGCCAGTGGTGGACCAATAGTGCATATGTCATACAATCTACCCGGAGGCGTCCGTCGGTCCTCCCACCACAACGCCGAATCTAACATCCACACTATAGTCACCGTCTTAACTGCCTATGCGAAATAAAGCGTTGATGGTGTTCATTCTTCAAAATGGATGGAATTTCATCCGTGGCGAGCGATATTGCGGTCATTCAACTCGCCAGGAGCCTTGTGACGATTTGCGGAGGATACATTCAGAGGGTGGTGAACTGCCGCCAGAAGCTGCTAGAGGCCGATTGGATGGGTGCGGGCCCACCCGCTACCGATCGAGCGTCGCGGGGTGACTGCCGCCGTACTTTGACTGGGATAAAGTAGTATTTCATTTAGGGAGGCTAAGTCACTACTTTACATCTGTAATGGTTGAGGAATTTAATCTCTTTGTCAGCCGCCGGGTCCTAGTTACTATAAAATATAGGATAATGGCCACCTAGCGGCGTAGTGCTAGGTTTTATCTTTACGAGATCGCTAAGACCTTCCCTATACTAGAATAGGCAAATGCACCTATTCAACTACGGGGTTCAGCCTTTAGGCAATTTTGGGTGAAGAGTATTTAGGGTCCTGAATTGCCGCCTGAAGCCGCCTGAAGAGCGGCGGGATCGCCCATGCCCGATTGGGCGACCCTGACCATCACCATACATGTGCTGTTGCATGTatattttctttttttttctgccctCACTATAGAAGATCACCTTACATTTGATTGAGTGATTAAAGTAGAGTTTTGGTCCAAAACTCAGTCTGCAACTCCATTGAAGCCCGGATTGTCTCTTCTTTATGCCAGCCATGCCCCTCCCCTTCGAAAATCACCACTTCAGCCGTTTTTCCAACTCTTTTCATTGCTTCCTCCATTTGTGTTGCCTGGGATACTGGCACAATCGTGTCGATATCTCCTTGCAGAAGCAACAGGGGAGCCTTGATTTTCTCCGCATGATAAACAGCACTCCGTTTTCTATAGAGAGCTTCCTGTGCCTCCTTAGTCCATTCGCCTTTGCCTAATACGAGTCCGAGGATGTATTGGCTTTCGAATTTGTGCGTGATCTCTGCAAACCCTTGCAGACCGCTGATGCCATAGAGACTGATGCCGGCAGTCCAAACATCGGGATGCGTATAGAGTGCCTGCAGGACGGCGTAGCCACCGGCACTCTCGCCCACGATACCAACTTTGTTTACGTCGATAAGCTTCTGTGAGGCAAGATACGCAACGCAGctggcggcatcggcaatATCAGCCTCACCCCATGCGCCGTCGAGAAGCTCGCGATAGGCTCGTCCGTAGCCCGTGGAACCGACGTGGTTAACCAGCACATACGCATACCCCCGAGACGTCCAATACTGGGTTTTAAGAGCGATTGCAGGAGTTACGTGGCTGGTTGGACCACCATGCATCCAGACCAGTAAGGGAGGCAGTGTCCCTGCGGGTGCTTCGAAGGCTGGATTTTTGGGTGCCACAAACATGGCGTGGGCGTTGCCGGGACCTTCGCTGTATGTTCGGGGGAATGTGATATGGCGTGTCTGAGAGACCAGAGCGCTTGACATAGGTTGCTCGACAGTGGCTCGAATTAGACTGATAGAGATACTGTCACCAATGTCGACGCGGTAGagagcttgaggagctgTCCGAGTGCTTCCAATGACAGCAAACGCTGTAGATGAGACACGGGCCAAAGCGTTCCTCTGGATATCGACGAGCTCTAGAGATAGATCCTTCCACGAATTGGTGTCCAGATCAATTATGACAAGATTGGAGGTCGCATTCTGGGTGGCTGATGCAACAATAGTGCTCGTGTCCAACAGAACATATGTGCAGCTAAATCCATGCATCAGTTAAACGTTCCTTTCATTTCGCTTTCTTCTGTTAGAATCGAACATACTTGCCCAAGCATGGCTCTCTGCTCCCAAACTCGGCTGACTCGAGCCCTTTCAGATCAATCAATTGTGCTATACAGCCGTTGAACCGATATAGCTGCCAGTAACCCGTCTTGTCGctgacgaagaagagagtaCCGTCTGGACCCCATCGAGGCTGACAGATACTCTCGACGCCTGCTTGGCCTGATATGACAGTGTCATTCACTAACTTTCCCGCTTCCCATGTGGCTACATGCAGAACCGAGCCTGTCCACGGCATATCGGGGTGATTCCACTGAATCCAGCAGACTTGCGTTCCGTCCGGACTGAATTGGGGGTGTTGATAGAAATCCGCACCCTGGACAACAGTGGATACATTGCCCGTAGCTGTATGAATAGCCACAATGGTATTCGTAACAGCCAAAGTAGACTGAAAATCCTTGCTATGCGTCTCCTGGACAGCAAGAATCCACCCCTGCGTGGGAGGATAGACGTGGAAATCGGCGAAACGCTCAGACTCATTGGGAGTTACAATCGTCTCAATTGTCCCAGACTGCGGATCTAGCAAGAACACACCGTTCGTTGGATGATTAGTAAAGATCAATTTGCCGTTCGGGTGTATCGCAAAAGAGCCACCGCCATATTCGTGAATCGTGCTCTTTGCGCTGTACCCCGCGGGCAGGACATCCCTGGTTGCCGAAGCGAGTACCTCAACGATCACA is part of the Penicillium psychrofluorescens genome assembly, chromosome: 4 genome and encodes:
- a CDS encoding uncharacterized protein (ID:PFLUO_006340-T1.cds;~source:funannotate), with the protein product MSPQVAPYGKWASPITAEHLSGGSIQLEGVQANQSTGQIWALESRPAEGGRSVIVEVLASATRDVLPAGYSAKSTIHEYGGGSFAIHPNGKLIFTNHPTNGVFLLDPQSGTIETIVTPNESERFADFHVYPPTQGWILAVQETHSKDFQSTLAVTNTIVAIHTATGNVSTVVQGADFYQHPQFSPDGTQVCWIQWNHPDMPWTGSVLHVATWEAGKLVNDTVISGQAGVESICQPRWGPDGTLFFVSDKTGYWQLYRFNGCIAQLIDLKGLESAEFGSREPCLGNCTYVLLDTSTIVASATQNATSNLVIIDLDTNSWKDLSLELVDIQRNALARVSSTAFAVIGSTRTAPQALYRVDIGDSISISLIRATVEQPMSSALVSQTRHITFPRTYSEGPGNAHAMFVAPKNPAFEAPAGTLPPLLVWMHGGPTSHVTPAIALKTQYWTSRGYAYVLVNHVGSTGYGRAYRELLDGAWGEADIADAASCVAYLASQKLIDVNKVGIVGESAGGYAVLQALYTHPDVWTAGISLYGISGLQGFAEITHKFESQYILGLVLGKGEWTKEAQEALYRKRSAVYHAEKIKAPLLLLQGDIDTIVPVSQATQMEEAMKRVGKTAEVVIFEGEGHGWHKEETIRASMELQTEFWTKTLL